In Paenibacillus dendritiformis, the DNA window CGGGCCGGAAATGGCCAAAGCGTCCTCCCGTACGATGAGAGGCACGCTGCCGACAAGGACGCAGTTCATGAAGGAAGTGGACGGCAAAAGCACGGAAGCGTTCTATTTGCTGCGGCCGAAGACGGACACCAATTCATTGTGGGGCGGGCCGGATGTCAAAATCCCTCTTGAGTTCCACTCGAACTTCAGTCTCATTCTGTCTAAGGAATTGCAGGCCGTCATCGACAACAAGAAGACGGTGGAGGAAGCGGCAGCCGCCATTCAAACGGAAGGCGAGGCAGCGCTGCTAAAGGCAAGGGAAGCGGAGAAAGCGCGCGAAGAGGCTGAAAAGCAAGCAAAAGGCGAGACCGGCAAAGCGGCAGAAGACAGCAAAACAGAAGGCTCAGGCAGTGCCGAGGCAGGCACATCGGAAGGGGATTGACCTGCGCACGCGAAGTCAGGGATTCATGGCCGCTGACCTCAAGTTGGCGGCCGCTTTATTTTGAAAAGGAGGAGAATCTATTTTGCTTAAAAAATGGAAAATTGCTTTGCTTCTTACTATGGTCGTCGCCCTGCTCAGCGGCTGCTTCGGCGAGAAACCGGTGCTTGACGAGCTGGGGAAGGACGGCAAGGGGAAAATCAAAGTTGTCTATCATAATGAAGATAGCTTTTACCGCCAATACGGGAATTATTTTAATGTGAAATATCCGGATATTGAATTCGAAATCGTCAATATGCAGGAAATGTACCAGGAACTGCAAGACAAAGAAAATGTCGATTATGAAGAAGAGCGAAAGAAGTTTCTGGATAAGCACAAGCCGGACGTATTGATGATCGATTTGGACACGATGGAGAAGCTCGTCCAGGAAGGCAAGCTGTATAATCTGGATGCCGTCATCGCCCAAGAAAAATTCGATCTGGAAGGGTACATGCCGGGCCTTGTGGACATGATTCGGGAACGGGGCGGCGGTTCCCTGTATGGTCTGGCTCCGTATTTCTATACGACTGTCATTTATTACAATGCGGAGCTGTTCCGGGACCACAACATCGAACCGCCTCGCAACAAAATGACCTGGCAGGAGATACTCGACCTGTCGAGCCGCTTCGCAAGTGTCGGCTCGGGCGAGAACCAGATCTATGGCTACTATCAGCGCTATGGAGGAGGGGCTCAGGAACTGCTGCTCGATATCGCGAACGCTTCCTCGCTTCGGTTTTTCGACGCCAAAGGGGAGAAGCTCGTCTTCAATACGGACGGGTGGAAGCAGCTCGTGAAGCTGACAACGGACGCGATCCGGAACAAGGGAGTATACTCCCAGACGTGGGATGAAGGAGACTCCCGAGGATTTTCGTCAGACGACGATCTCTTTTTCAAAGGCAGGGCGGCGATGATCATGGATGGCCCATGGTTCATCTCCCAGATTAAGAACCGTGCCATGTGGGATAAAGAGGCCAAGCCAATCGATTGGGGCATGGTATCCGTGCCTGTCGATCCGGCTTCTCCTGACGAGTCTTCGTACGCGAGTCTGAACGAAGTCTATGCCATCGCGGCGGATTCGCCGAACAAGCGGGCGGCGTGGGAGTTCGTCAAATTCGTGAACGGGCCGGAGATGGCCAAGGCGGCCTCCCGTTCCATGGACGGCAACCTTCCGACGAGGAACCAATTCATGAAGGAAATCGACGGCAAAAGCACGGAGGCCTTCTATGCGCTGCGGCCGAAGGCGAAGTACGAATCGATGTGGGGCGGACCGGACGTGGAGGTGCCGTCCGAATTCTATAGTGACTTCCGAACGATCCTGGATAAGGAACTGAGAGCCGTGATAGACAACAAGAAGACAGTGGATGAAGCTGTCGCCGCGATCCAGTCAGAAGGTGAGGCCGCGCTGCAGAAGGGCCGGGAAGCGGAGAAAGCGCGCAAAGAGGCCGAACAGAAAGCGAAAGGAGAGGGCGGCAAAGCAGCGGAAGACAACCACACAGAAGGCTCAGGCAGCGGGGAGACCGGCGCATCCGAAGGAGATTAACCATCGCAGAATGCGGAACATGACTTTTGGCCGCTGACAGAAGTTGGCGGTCTTTTCATTGATCAAGGAGGAGAACCTATTTTGCTTAGAAAATGGAAAGTCGCTTTGCTGCTTACGGCCGTCGTGGCCATGATCAGCGGCTGCTTCGGCGAGAAACCGGTGATTGACGAACTGGGGAAGGACGGCAAGGGGAAAATCAAAGTAGTCTATTATGATGAAGAGGGATTTTATCGCGAATACGGCAATCTTTTCAACGTGAAGTACCCGGATATCGAATTCGAAATCGTCAGCATGCAGGAAATGTACCGGGAACTGCAGGACAAAGAAAATGTCGATTATGAAGAAGAGCGGTTGAAGTTTCTGGACAAGCATAAGCCGGATGTGCTGATGGTTGATCTACAGGAGATGGAGAAGCTGGTCCAGGAAGGCAAGCTGTATAATCTGGATGCGATCATCGCCCAGGAAACATTCGATCTGGAAGGATACATGCCGGGCCTTGTCGATATGATTCGGGAACATGGCGGCGGTTCGCTGTACGGACTTGCTCCGTATTTCTTTACGAGCACCATTTATTATAATGCGGAGCTGTTCCGGGAGCATAACATCGAACCGCCCCGCAACAAAATGACCTGGGAGGAGTTGCTAGACCTGTCGAGCCGCTTCGCAAGTGTCGGCTC includes these proteins:
- a CDS encoding ABC transporter substrate-binding protein; amino-acid sequence: MLKKWKIALLLTMVVALLSGCFGEKPVLDELGKDGKGKIKVVYHNEDSFYRQYGNYFNVKYPDIEFEIVNMQEMYQELQDKENVDYEEERKKFLDKHKPDVLMIDLDTMEKLVQEGKLYNLDAVIAQEKFDLEGYMPGLVDMIRERGGGSLYGLAPYFYTTVIYYNAELFRDHNIEPPRNKMTWQEILDLSSRFASVGSGENQIYGYYQRYGGGAQELLLDIANASSLRFFDAKGEKLVFNTDGWKQLVKLTTDAIRNKGVYSQTWDEGDSRGFSSDDDLFFKGRAAMIMDGPWFISQIKNRAMWDKEAKPIDWGMVSVPVDPASPDESSYASLNEVYAIAADSPNKRAAWEFVKFVNGPEMAKAASRSMDGNLPTRNQFMKEIDGKSTEAFYALRPKAKYESMWGGPDVEVPSEFYSDFRTILDKELRAVIDNKKTVDEAVAAIQSEGEAALQKGREAEKARKEAEQKAKGEGGKAAEDNHTEGSGSGETGASEGD